The following proteins come from a genomic window of Sphingobium cloacae:
- a CDS encoding type II toxin-antitoxin system RelE/ParE family toxin — MSVFMTKGFARFARKAGVAGESLYRAAVEVAAREYDADLGGGVFKQRVARPGGGRSGGFRTIILFKAGGHSFFAHGFAKNEKANVNAKELRALKQLATIYLGLSDDQIEAAATAGELIEVSSDDEDEGQAG, encoded by the coding sequence ATGAGCGTGTTCATGACCAAAGGGTTCGCCCGGTTTGCGCGCAAGGCAGGGGTGGCAGGCGAGAGCCTGTACCGAGCTGCGGTAGAGGTTGCGGCCCGGGAATATGACGCGGACCTGGGCGGAGGTGTGTTCAAGCAGCGCGTCGCCCGACCGGGTGGCGGCAGATCGGGAGGCTTTCGGACGATCATTCTGTTCAAGGCTGGCGGGCACAGCTTCTTCGCCCACGGCTTTGCCAAGAATGAGAAGGCCAATGTGAACGCGAAGGAGCTAAGGGCGCTGAAACAACTGGCGACCATATATTTGGGTCTTTCCGACGACCAGATTGAGGCCGCTGCGACGGCCGGAGAATTGATCGAGGTATCGAGTGATGACGAAGACGAAGGGCAAGCGGGCTGA
- a CDS encoding helix-turn-helix domain-containing protein: MTKTKGKRAESLILASVHEAAAGLHRVGLVDKSTMREFDALCLTPVEPLAPEEIRALREREKVSQPVFAHYLNVRKDAVSKWERGEKRPDGPSLKLLNLVKAKGLQAIA, encoded by the coding sequence ATGACGAAGACGAAGGGCAAGCGGGCTGAAAGCCTGATACTGGCATCGGTCCACGAGGCGGCGGCAGGACTCCATCGAGTAGGCTTGGTGGACAAATCGACCATGCGCGAGTTCGATGCGTTGTGCCTTACGCCGGTGGAGCCTTTGGCACCGGAGGAAATCCGGGCGTTGCGCGAACGCGAAAAGGTGTCGCAGCCGGTTTTCGCTCACTATCTCAATGTCAGGAAAGATGCAGTCAGCAAATGGGAACGTGGCGAAAAGCGCCCCGATGGTCCTTCGCTCAAGCTGCTCAATCTGGTGAAAGCGAAGGGGCTGCAGGCGATCGCGTAA
- a CDS encoding DNA -binding domain-containing protein — protein sequence MVEPDPAVADDAPSEDKLTPYDEERLCLYLRLLDAEADGAHWREVARIVLNRDPAADTERARRCWSSHLKRAQWVAATRYAELFAGTNRSNGL from the coding sequence ATGGTCGAGCCTGATCCCGCAGTTGCCGATGATGCTCCTTCCGAAGACAAGCTGACGCCCTACGATGAGGAAAGGCTGTGCCTTTATCTACGGCTCCTCGATGCAGAAGCCGATGGTGCGCACTGGCGGGAAGTGGCCCGGATCGTCCTGAACCGCGATCCTGCGGCCGATACCGAACGCGCGCGGCGTTGCTGGTCCAGCCATTTGAAACGCGCCCAATGGGTTGCCGCCACTCGCTATGCGGAATTGTTCGCCGGAACGAATAGAAGCAACGGCTTGTAG
- a CDS encoding helix-turn-helix domain-containing protein translates to MTSSLRSPQHHKLREILIESRKFAGLTQAVLAAHLDRPQSFVAKYELGERRVDVVEFVAVAKALGRDPTELLAVYLDACGADGI, encoded by the coding sequence ATGACCAGTTCCCTTCGCTCCCCTCAACATCATAAACTTCGGGAAATCCTGATTGAAAGCCGCAAGTTTGCCGGGTTGACGCAGGCCGTTCTTGCAGCCCACCTGGACCGGCCGCAATCCTTTGTCGCCAAATATGAACTTGGCGAACGGCGGGTTGATGTTGTGGAGTTTGTCGCGGTGGCGAAGGCTTTGGGCCGCGATCCGACGGAATTGCTGGCGGTTTATCTGGACGCTTGTGGGGCCGACGGTATCTAG
- a CDS encoding IS630 family transposase produces MAQTVNILLNAADRARLEQIVGDRNCPLKHVLRARIVLLSSDRLPVLEVARRAGVSRPAVWRWQQRFAEEGVDGLLRDKTRKPGTAPIAAPVVARIVALTCSEPPGAVTHWTGRAMAKAFGVSLRTVQRIWQVHHLQPHRLRTFKRSSDPAFAAKVEDIVGLYMAPPAHAVVISIDEKSQIQALDRTQPGLPLKPGKCGTMTHDYKRNGTTTLFAALDVLHGTVVGRCMPKHRHQEFIKFLNAVERAVPAGKVIHAVLDNYATHKHPKVLEWLADHPRWVFHFTPTSGSWLNAVENFFSALTRRVIRRGVFTSVVDLQDTISAYIRKQNADPKPFVWTKPAETILAKLRRLPVPTD; encoded by the coding sequence ATGGCCCAGACCGTCAACATCCTCTTGAACGCCGCCGACCGTGCTCGGCTTGAACAAATCGTCGGCGACCGCAACTGCCCGCTCAAGCATGTGCTGCGCGCCAGGATCGTGCTGCTCTCCAGCGACCGCTTGCCGGTGCTCGAAGTGGCCCGCCGCGCCGGCGTCAGCCGACCTGCGGTCTGGCGCTGGCAACAGCGCTTCGCTGAGGAAGGCGTCGATGGTCTTCTCCGCGACAAGACGCGCAAGCCCGGTACGGCGCCGATCGCCGCGCCCGTCGTCGCACGGATCGTTGCGTTGACCTGCTCCGAACCGCCCGGTGCCGTGACCCATTGGACCGGCCGCGCAATGGCCAAAGCCTTCGGCGTCTCGCTCCGAACCGTCCAGCGCATCTGGCAGGTCCATCACCTCCAACCCCACCGTCTGCGAACCTTCAAGAGATCGAGCGACCCCGCCTTCGCCGCCAAGGTCGAAGACATCGTCGGTCTCTACATGGCCCCGCCGGCTCACGCCGTCGTCATCTCGATCGACGAGAAGAGCCAGATCCAGGCCCTCGACCGAACCCAACCCGGTCTGCCGTTGAAGCCGGGCAAATGCGGAACAATGACGCACGACTACAAACGCAATGGCACGACCACCCTGTTCGCCGCGCTCGACGTCCTCCACGGCACAGTCGTCGGTCGCTGCATGCCCAAGCACAGGCACCAGGAGTTCATCAAGTTCCTCAACGCCGTCGAGCGCGCCGTTCCTGCCGGCAAGGTGATCCACGCCGTCCTCGACAACTACGCCACCCACAAGCATCCGAAGGTCCTGGAGTGGCTCGCCGATCATCCACGCTGGGTGTTCCATTTCACCCCGACCTCGGGCTCATGGCTCAACGCCGTCGAGAACTTCTTCTCGGCGCTCACCCGAAGGGTCATCCGGCGCGGCGTCTTCACCTCCGTCGTCGACCTCCAGGACACCATTAGCGCTTACATCCGAAAGCAGAACGCCGACCCTAAGCCCTTCGTCTGGACCAAGCCGGCCGAGACCATTCTCGCCAAACTCAGGCGGCTGCCTGTACCAACCGACTGA
- a CDS encoding amidohydrolase family protein → MAASSRFRGVRHLTAYDEQVGPGFGAAEAGIMRRPEFARGIRELRERGLIFEAWTFQSQYREVVELARSEPAMTIVLDHFGGPAGVGGYATDKRRSMAEWKTGLREVARCENVYLKLGGLNQGFTGLVDVDQSRPLTSLEMAKQQEEYFREAINIFGTKRCIMESNFPADMIFTSYTIIWNAFKIMTSDLSDEERLDLFMHNAMRVYNIDAPIGN, encoded by the coding sequence ATGGCTGCGTCAAGCCGGTTCCGGGGCGTTCGGCATCTAACAGCCTATGATGAACAAGTCGGTCCGGGCTTTGGTGCGGCGGAAGCAGGCATTATGCGCCGCCCGGAGTTTGCGCGTGGCATAAGAGAGCTTCGCGAGCGAGGGCTCATTTTCGAGGCCTGGACCTTTCAGTCCCAATATCGAGAAGTTGTGGAACTGGCGAGATCTGAGCCGGCGATGACGATCGTTCTTGATCACTTCGGTGGCCCGGCAGGTGTTGGAGGATATGCGACCGACAAACGTCGATCCATGGCCGAGTGGAAGACTGGTCTTCGAGAGGTGGCTCGATGCGAAAACGTCTATCTCAAGCTCGGCGGCTTAAACCAGGGCTTTACTGGACTGGTAGATGTTGACCAGTCTCGTCCTCTCACTTCTCTCGAAATGGCGAAGCAACAAGAAGAGTATTTTAGAGAGGCGATCAATATATTTGGCACAAAGCGTTGTATCATGGAAAGTAATTTTCCAGCCGATATGATCTTTACGTCTTATACGATAATATGGAACGCCTTCAAAATCATGACATCTGATCTCTCCGATGAGGAAAGATTGGACCTGTTCATGCATAACGCGATGAGAGTGTATAATATCGACGCTCCAATCGGCAATTAA
- a CDS encoding M24 family metallopeptidase has product MLVNHPQRQFERQPAPEKLCNIPRLVEVMEERGVDGIVALFGTNQYYMSSFSKHSSLPETTGSLPVIFSRHDPEHPILVMSESELMRLQVQPTWIKDIRPFASSNLPFHREANFEELARFAGQEVLENSTWGRQGAATYYSNMGQAIVAGLRDLGLTRGRVAFDNYEMGVLFASAIPELEAVPGENLFRHVRARKTDVEIELLRKASWINQTSLEGAVRNWQKGMSWHDLIFEYQINALTHGGSPNLPDTNAPDNGLSPYFHADLEVVDFELREGMNIMFDLHGRYNGYCWDGGKSWTVGGNPNPVTEKNWEATVAATREMANASRTGTKISELSRIGFETFAKFGHDEKGLIIFFHSLGLDHIDQDLSHGMKDWALQRDMVYSIHIAFPGDENQRLFIEDILHVKDDCSDRIFTWDDQLLS; this is encoded by the coding sequence ATGCTTGTGAACCATCCCCAACGGCAGTTCGAGCGCCAACCAGCGCCCGAGAAGCTGTGCAATATTCCTCGTCTGGTCGAAGTGATGGAGGAGCGGGGAGTCGACGGCATTGTCGCGTTGTTCGGTACAAATCAATACTATATGAGCAGCTTTAGCAAGCACTCCTCCCTGCCAGAGACGACAGGTTCTTTGCCTGTTATCTTCTCACGCCATGATCCTGAGCATCCAATCTTGGTCATGTCTGAAAGCGAACTGATGCGCTTGCAGGTCCAGCCAACGTGGATCAAAGACATCAGGCCCTTTGCTTCGTCGAACCTACCGTTCCACCGGGAGGCGAACTTCGAGGAGCTTGCTCGGTTTGCGGGTCAGGAGGTGCTTGAGAATTCGACTTGGGGACGCCAAGGCGCAGCCACTTACTATTCGAATATGGGCCAGGCGATCGTGGCGGGCTTGCGCGACCTTGGGCTGACGCGCGGTCGCGTTGCGTTTGATAACTATGAAATGGGCGTGCTTTTTGCATCAGCTATTCCTGAACTGGAAGCCGTTCCTGGAGAAAACCTGTTCCGGCATGTACGTGCAAGAAAGACGGATGTCGAAATCGAGCTCTTGCGGAAGGCGTCGTGGATCAATCAGACGTCGCTGGAGGGTGCTGTCCGGAACTGGCAGAAGGGAATGAGCTGGCACGATCTCATCTTTGAATACCAGATCAATGCTCTCACGCATGGCGGGTCTCCAAATCTTCCTGATACAAACGCACCGGATAACGGATTGAGTCCATATTTCCATGCTGACCTTGAGGTCGTGGATTTTGAGCTTCGCGAGGGTATGAACATCATGTTCGATCTTCATGGCCGGTATAACGGCTATTGCTGGGATGGTGGAAAGAGCTGGACGGTGGGAGGCAACCCGAACCCCGTCACAGAGAAGAACTGGGAAGCTACTGTTGCTGCAACACGCGAAATGGCCAATGCTTCGCGGACAGGTACGAAGATCAGCGAGCTCTCGCGCATCGGATTTGAAACGTTTGCAAAGTTTGGCCATGACGAGAAGGGACTAATTATCTTCTTCCACAGCCTTGGTCTCGATCATATTGATCAGGATCTATCGCACGGCATGAAGGATTGGGCGCTTCAACGTGATATGGTATACTCGATCCACATCGCCTTCCCCGGCGATGAAAACCAGCGCCTGTTTATCGAAGATATCCTTCACGTGAAAGATGACTGCTCGGATCGCATTTTTACTTGGGATGATCAATTGCTCTCCTGA
- a CDS encoding TonB-dependent receptor, whose product MRKRVLICTAAVVGIASTSARAQEDPAKAAPVRDTGEIVVTARRVSESLSKVPVAVSALSSEQLAARVVLSDSDLQKNFSGLIVRTAQTNNAVNFAIRGQSIDIYTGSQPGVLPYFNDVQISSFNSSGYYDLGNIQVLKGPQGTLFGRNATGGAVLFNSAKPTDKFEGFLTGRLGNYSRRQIQGAINVPIVDDKVLLRVAGDLERRDGYQYNVYKHVNEGAVDRESGRVSLTLRPTERLTNETVFQYSRARGTNVQIEAFSAYACGTPGVSSTVACLYSPSFLNQFPGGYAAYQALHPGSEAMPNGYIDQIAFQKVLGPWKVNTYAPSVHRGKDIVLTNSTAFELTDDVTIKNIFGFARTKTFDLYDGVNGGPFTLQSLDSSMASTAQPAYTGEYKGLSTKVRSISEELQVIGSIGSLSYIVGGYYSKERKSSSSPIAYLEIAPFGQYLGYPAGYQQSVQMNDFGTADISKALYGQLTQDFSSIGLEGLKLTGGFRYTWEKFSLTQGELATSRLYTNAAVNPSVIFETTSFSKPSWNVTVDYQVTHSLLVYFAQRGSWRAGGVNGQGPARYFYASEGGNRFKPETTYDFELGMKFKGDVGMIPVRANLALYNQIVKDVQRVIYATAPAAFAVGGVSSLLALTVNIPKARVRGFEFDLALNPTNWLEIGGTLVHTDAEFLNGKTTLFGQEAIYGTYADTPRWSGSVYGAVTVGLPNDLGALSLRGDLYAQTGQWFSSQGTTVAPDTYLPSYKLVNARLEWKDIVGSPMSWALFVKNLTNQGYYTGGNALVPFGTNGAVPGEPRMYGFEATVRF is encoded by the coding sequence ATGCGCAAGCGTGTACTCATCTGCACAGCGGCCGTCGTTGGTATTGCTTCAACATCCGCTCGAGCGCAGGAGGACCCAGCGAAGGCGGCTCCTGTTCGTGACACTGGCGAAATCGTGGTTACGGCGCGGCGCGTTAGTGAGAGTTTGTCGAAAGTTCCGGTCGCGGTCAGCGCGCTTAGCTCAGAGCAGCTTGCGGCGCGCGTGGTACTGTCCGACTCTGATCTCCAGAAAAACTTTTCAGGTCTTATCGTTCGCACAGCCCAGACCAACAATGCCGTGAACTTTGCGATACGGGGACAAAGTATCGATATCTATACCGGCTCACAACCTGGAGTTCTGCCATATTTCAATGATGTGCAGATTTCCTCCTTTAATAGCTCGGGCTATTATGATCTTGGCAATATACAGGTTCTCAAGGGCCCGCAGGGAACTTTGTTTGGCCGAAATGCAACCGGGGGCGCCGTTTTGTTCAATTCGGCTAAGCCGACAGATAAATTCGAGGGCTTCCTAACGGGGCGCCTTGGCAATTACAGCCGCCGTCAGATCCAGGGTGCTATCAACGTTCCTATTGTCGATGACAAGGTCCTACTGCGTGTCGCGGGTGACCTCGAGCGGCGCGACGGGTATCAGTATAATGTGTATAAGCATGTGAATGAGGGGGCGGTAGACCGAGAATCCGGCCGTGTATCGCTTACGCTGCGTCCGACTGAACGCCTGACGAACGAGACGGTTTTTCAATATTCACGGGCGCGCGGTACAAACGTGCAGATTGAGGCATTCTCGGCCTATGCGTGTGGTACGCCTGGTGTCAGCAGCACTGTCGCATGCCTTTATTCCCCATCGTTTCTAAACCAATTTCCTGGCGGGTATGCTGCATATCAGGCGTTGCATCCCGGCTCCGAAGCGATGCCCAATGGCTATATTGACCAGATTGCCTTTCAAAAGGTGCTGGGTCCTTGGAAGGTGAACACTTACGCGCCATCCGTTCACCGTGGGAAGGATATCGTTCTAACGAACAGCACGGCATTCGAACTGACGGACGACGTGACGATTAAGAACATTTTTGGCTTTGCTAGGACGAAAACCTTTGATTTATACGATGGCGTGAATGGTGGTCCCTTTACGTTGCAATCCCTTGACAGTTCGATGGCTAGCACGGCTCAGCCGGCATATACCGGCGAGTATAAAGGTCTTTCTACCAAAGTTCGCAGTATTTCTGAGGAGCTTCAGGTCATTGGATCCATCGGTTCCTTGAGCTATATTGTTGGGGGATATTATTCTAAAGAGAGAAAGTCTTCTTCTTCACCTATTGCCTATCTGGAAATCGCACCCTTTGGTCAGTATCTGGGCTATCCTGCAGGATATCAGCAGAGCGTCCAAATGAACGATTTCGGAACTGCCGATATCAGCAAGGCGCTTTACGGTCAGCTTACCCAAGATTTTTCGTCAATCGGCTTGGAAGGCCTGAAGCTAACCGGTGGCTTTCGTTACACTTGGGAGAAGTTCTCTCTGACTCAGGGGGAGCTAGCAACATCGCGACTGTATACCAATGCTGCGGTCAATCCATCAGTTATTTTCGAAACGACTTCGTTTAGCAAGCCGAGTTGGAACGTAACAGTTGATTATCAGGTGACGCACTCGCTGCTCGTATATTTTGCCCAGCGTGGCAGTTGGCGGGCCGGTGGCGTCAATGGTCAAGGACCTGCTCGGTACTTCTATGCCAGTGAAGGAGGCAATCGATTCAAACCTGAAACGACATATGATTTCGAACTTGGCATGAAGTTCAAGGGCGATGTAGGCATGATTCCCGTTAGGGCAAATCTTGCACTCTACAATCAGATTGTCAAGGATGTGCAACGGGTTATCTATGCCACAGCGCCTGCAGCGTTTGCTGTTGGTGGTGTTTCGAGCCTTTTGGCTCTGACTGTGAACATACCTAAGGCGCGGGTACGCGGCTTTGAGTTTGATCTGGCGTTGAATCCGACCAACTGGCTTGAGATTGGTGGCACCCTTGTTCACACCGATGCGGAGTTTTTGAATGGGAAGACGACGCTTTTTGGTCAGGAGGCGATATACGGAACCTATGCTGACACGCCGCGCTGGAGCGGATCTGTTTACGGCGCGGTTACCGTTGGCCTTCCGAACGATCTAGGCGCGCTGTCCCTGCGGGGTGATCTCTATGCCCAAACCGGCCAGTGGTTCTCCAGCCAAGGTACTACCGTGGCGCCGGATACATATTTGCCGTCCTACAAGTTGGTGAACGCCCGTTTGGAATGGAAGGATATTGTTGGATCTCCAATGTCCTGGGCTCTCTTCGTCAAGAACCTTACCAATCAGGGCTATTACACTGGCGGTAATGCACTAGTGCCTTTTGGAACCAACGGTGCTGTTCCTGGTGAACCTCGGATGTATGGATTTGAGGCGACTGTGCGCTTCTGA
- a CDS encoding NAD(P)H-dependent flavin oxidoreductase, which produces MQEQAVKEVASGFDAEASFRTPFCDLVGIRYPIVQGGMQWIGTAELASAVSNAGGLGILTALTQTSPEALFVEIARTREMTDKPFGVNLTILPTITPPPYEEYRRAIIEGGVKVVETAGYKPEEHVSEFRAHGVKVIHKCVAVRHAIAAERLGVDAISIDGFECAGHPGEEDVPGLVLIPAAVDKVSIPVIASGGFADGRGLVAALALGAQGINMGTRFCATKEAPLHENFKRAIVENDERSTDLIFRSFRNTARVARNAISQEVRRLEAEGVPFEAVRPLVAGVRGCEALQNGDLDHGIWTAGMAQGLISDIPSCADLLRNIISEGRDIIQRRLPPVVA; this is translated from the coding sequence ATGCAGGAACAGGCAGTCAAGGAAGTCGCCAGTGGGTTCGACGCGGAAGCAAGCTTCCGTACCCCATTTTGCGATCTCGTTGGTATTCGATATCCCATTGTGCAAGGCGGCATGCAGTGGATCGGGACGGCGGAGCTGGCTTCGGCCGTCTCGAACGCCGGCGGGCTTGGCATTTTGACGGCTCTTACGCAGACCAGTCCCGAAGCGTTGTTCGTCGAGATAGCGCGGACCCGCGAGATGACCGATAAGCCTTTCGGTGTTAATCTTACGATCCTCCCGACCATCACGCCTCCTCCCTACGAAGAGTATCGCCGTGCGATCATAGAGGGTGGGGTCAAGGTTGTTGAGACGGCAGGTTACAAGCCGGAGGAGCATGTCAGCGAATTCCGGGCGCATGGCGTCAAGGTTATCCATAAATGTGTGGCGGTCCGTCATGCTATTGCGGCTGAGCGGCTGGGGGTCGATGCGATATCGATCGACGGATTTGAATGCGCCGGGCATCCAGGTGAAGAGGATGTGCCGGGCCTTGTCCTTATTCCCGCTGCCGTTGACAAGGTTTCGATTCCCGTAATCGCGTCCGGTGGCTTTGCCGACGGCCGCGGGCTCGTGGCGGCCCTCGCTCTTGGGGCGCAGGGCATAAATATGGGAACGCGGTTCTGCGCGACGAAGGAAGCGCCCCTTCACGAAAATTTTAAGCGTGCGATCGTCGAAAATGATGAGCGTTCCACGGATCTGATCTTCCGCAGCTTCCGCAATACGGCTCGCGTGGCGCGAAACGCCATCAGTCAGGAAGTACGCCGGCTGGAGGCTGAAGGCGTTCCCTTTGAGGCCGTGCGCCCGCTCGTCGCCGGCGTGCGTGGGTGCGAGGCTCTGCAGAATGGCGATCTCGATCATGGGATCTGGACAGCCGGCATGGCCCAGGGCCTGATCAGCGATATCCCAAGCTGTGCTGATCTTCTGCGAAATATCATTTCCGAAGGGCGGGACATCATCCAGCGTCGCCTTCCTCCTGTCGTCGCCTGA
- a CDS encoding acetyl-CoA C-acetyltransferase codes for MQEAWIIDAVRTPRAVGKIGKGAFSDTHPQRLLSAVLAALSERNSLNVAEIDEVIAGCNNQLGRQAYCIARASLLDAGWDPIVPGMTVQRFCGSGLSAVNSAAMGVMSGVQSLVVAGGVESMSHVSTHQLYPLVDAGNAHLRDLHPQPHQGICADVIATIEGIARDDVDALAMESQRRAAEAIREGRFSRGVIPVYDYDGTLILDHEEFPRPGTTLEGLATLAPAFAGRYDAHLTDDGVTFRQLVEKTFPGMVVNHVHHAGNSSGVVDGAGAIVVASSDYARSRGLKPRARIRAMATVGDSPELMLNAPVPAARKVLQNAGMSVGDVDLFEVNEAFAAVPIKFMRDLDVDPAKVNVNGGAIALGHPIGATGAMLIGTLVDELERRDLNTGLVTMCTGGGMAPAMIIERI; via the coding sequence ATGCAAGAAGCGTGGATCATCGATGCGGTTCGCACGCCGCGAGCTGTCGGAAAAATCGGCAAGGGGGCGTTCTCTGATACGCACCCTCAGCGGCTTCTGTCCGCCGTCCTGGCGGCTCTTTCTGAGCGCAATAGCCTCAATGTCGCGGAGATCGACGAGGTCATTGCCGGATGCAACAATCAACTGGGGCGCCAAGCTTACTGTATCGCCCGTGCATCGCTGCTTGATGCGGGCTGGGACCCCATCGTTCCGGGCATGACCGTGCAGCGCTTCTGTGGCTCGGGGCTGTCTGCTGTCAATTCTGCGGCGATGGGCGTGATGTCAGGCGTGCAGTCATTGGTCGTGGCTGGTGGCGTCGAGTCTATGTCGCACGTGTCGACCCACCAGCTTTATCCGCTGGTGGACGCCGGCAATGCCCATCTTCGTGATCTTCACCCTCAGCCGCACCAGGGTATTTGCGCGGATGTCATCGCCACGATTGAAGGTATTGCGCGAGATGACGTGGACGCCCTTGCGATGGAAAGCCAGCGTCGGGCTGCTGAGGCCATAAGGGAAGGCCGTTTCAGTCGAGGTGTAATCCCTGTATATGATTATGATGGCACGCTTATTCTCGACCATGAGGAGTTTCCGCGCCCGGGCACGACACTTGAGGGGCTGGCCACGTTGGCCCCTGCATTCGCTGGCCGTTATGATGCACATCTGACGGATGACGGAGTTACGTTCAGGCAATTGGTTGAAAAGACCTTCCCCGGGATGGTGGTCAATCATGTCCATCATGCTGGTAACTCATCCGGCGTCGTCGACGGAGCTGGCGCGATCGTTGTCGCGTCATCGGACTATGCGAGAAGTCGCGGGCTCAAGCCGCGAGCCCGCATCAGGGCAATGGCTACGGTCGGCGATTCTCCTGAGTTGATGCTGAATGCGCCCGTGCCGGCGGCACGAAAGGTGCTGCAAAATGCAGGGATGTCGGTCGGTGATGTCGACCTTTTTGAGGTAAATGAGGCCTTCGCGGCCGTGCCCATTAAGTTCATGCGCGATCTCGATGTGGATCCTGCTAAAGTCAATGTGAACGGCGGCGCTATTGCTCTTGGGCATCCGATCGGTGCTACCGGCGCGATGCTCATAGGTACACTGGTTGACGAACTCGAGCGACGCGACCTGAACACCGGACTTGTTACGATGTGTACAGGCGGCGGAATGGCGCCTGCTATGATCATTGAGCGGATCTGA
- a CDS encoding CaiB/BaiF CoA transferase family protein, producing MGSDAPSDRPGVLSGLRIIEMGGIGPGPFAGMMLADHGAEVIRIDRPGGGAYYSPKDVLNRSRRSIAIDLKSPAGVEVVRDLCRSAEGLIEGFRPGVMERMGLGPEVLRADNPALVYGRVTGWGQSGPYAQMAGHDLNYIAITGALHACGAAGGKPAVPLNLFGDFGGGGMMLAFGMVSAILQARATGNGQVVDCAMVDGASTLMAMIWRFRAEGRWNDERGTNFLDGGAHYYDSFETADGKYVSIAAVEPQFYALLREKLGLLSDEEFDAQNDKARWPYLKAKLEAIFKSRTRAQWCDVFEGTDACFAPVLSMAEAAGHSHLAQRETLVDIDGIVQPAPSPRFDGTPAATPIPAPIPGAHSRAVLESIGYSQEQIADLVAQGTIATPKLESATI from the coding sequence ATGGGAAGTGATGCGCCATCCGATAGGCCTGGGGTTCTGTCCGGTCTCCGGATCATTGAAATGGGCGGTATAGGGCCTGGCCCATTTGCAGGAATGATGCTTGCCGACCACGGCGCAGAGGTCATCAGGATCGATCGTCCCGGCGGCGGGGCCTACTATTCTCCGAAGGACGTATTGAACCGCTCACGTCGTTCCATTGCCATTGACCTCAAATCTCCCGCCGGCGTTGAAGTCGTTCGTGATCTGTGCAGGTCTGCCGAGGGATTGATCGAGGGCTTCCGGCCGGGCGTTATGGAGCGTATGGGGCTCGGTCCCGAAGTTCTTCGGGCTGACAATCCTGCGCTTGTCTATGGCCGCGTAACAGGTTGGGGGCAATCGGGCCCCTACGCCCAAATGGCTGGTCACGATCTCAACTATATTGCCATTACCGGCGCGCTGCATGCCTGCGGCGCGGCAGGAGGAAAGCCTGCTGTGCCCTTGAACCTCTTCGGAGACTTTGGGGGTGGAGGAATGATGCTGGCTTTTGGCATGGTGAGCGCGATCTTGCAGGCCCGGGCGACGGGCAATGGTCAGGTCGTCGATTGCGCCATGGTGGACGGCGCATCGACGTTGATGGCGATGATTTGGAGGTTCCGGGCTGAAGGACGCTGGAACGACGAGCGTGGTACGAACTTCCTCGATGGCGGTGCCCATTATTATGACAGCTTCGAGACCGCCGATGGGAAATATGTGTCCATCGCGGCAGTCGAGCCGCAATTCTATGCTCTGCTACGCGAAAAGCTTGGGCTTCTAAGCGACGAGGAGTTCGATGCACAGAACGACAAAGCGCGCTGGCCATATCTGAAAGCAAAGCTTGAGGCGATTTTCAAGAGCCGGACGCGCGCCCAATGGTGCGATGTCTTTGAAGGCACTGACGCGTGCTTTGCGCCGGTTTTATCCATGGCCGAAGCGGCTGGCCATTCTCATCTCGCTCAACGTGAAACGCTCGTTGATATTGACGGCATCGTGCAACCTGCACCTAGCCCAAGATTTGATGGGACGCCTGCGGCGACCCCAATACCCGCTCCGATTCCTGGCGCGCACAGCAGGGCCGTGCTGGAGAGCATAGGCTACTCGCAGGAACAGATCGCCGATCTCGTTGCCCAAGGGACGATCGCGACGCCCAAACTTGAATCCGCAACGATCTAA